From Spirosoma aerolatum, one genomic window encodes:
- the tyrS gene encoding tyrosine--tRNA ligase — translation MNFIEELRWRGMLHDMTPGTEEQLEKGMTAGYIGFDPTAASLHIGNLATIMLLVHLQRAGHKPFALVGGATGMIGDPSGRSTERDYLSEETLRRNQEGIRAQLTRFLNFDSGENAAEMVNNYDWFKELSFLDFLREAGQHITVNYMVAKDSVKKRLETGLSFMEFSYQLLQGYDFYWLYKHKGVRLQMGGSDQWGNITTGTELIRRKESGSADASEEHLAYALTTPLITKADGTKFGKSAGGNVWLDPAMTSPYQFYQFWLNATDDDCPRLIRVFTLLPKEQIEELERQHAEAPHLRILQKAIAKDVTIRVHSQAGYDLAVKASEVLFGKATLDTLRSIESDEFDVIFEGVPQTEITSDELASCKDITDLLSVGSRGEVYASKGEARRAISQNAVSLNKIKVADPAAPVALEWLQERYILVSKGKKNHLLKKV, via the coding sequence ATGAATTTTATCGAAGAACTGCGCTGGCGTGGTATGTTACACGACATGACCCCCGGCACCGAAGAACAATTGGAAAAGGGAATGACTGCCGGTTATATCGGTTTCGACCCTACGGCAGCCTCGCTGCACATTGGTAACTTGGCTACAATCATGCTGCTTGTCCACTTACAACGGGCAGGGCATAAACCATTTGCTCTGGTGGGCGGAGCTACCGGAATGATTGGTGATCCATCAGGCCGTTCGACGGAACGAGATTATCTCTCTGAAGAGACACTGCGTCGAAATCAGGAAGGAATCCGGGCTCAACTGACTCGCTTTCTAAATTTTGATTCCGGCGAAAATGCTGCCGAAATGGTTAATAACTACGATTGGTTTAAGGAGTTGTCGTTTCTGGACTTTTTACGGGAGGCAGGGCAGCACATTACCGTAAATTACATGGTGGCCAAAGATTCTGTAAAAAAACGGCTTGAAACCGGGCTGTCGTTTATGGAATTCTCTTACCAGTTATTGCAGGGGTACGATTTCTACTGGCTCTACAAACATAAAGGTGTCCGACTGCAAATGGGCGGATCGGACCAATGGGGTAACATTACAACCGGTACTGAACTCATCCGACGTAAGGAAAGTGGATCGGCTGATGCTTCGGAAGAGCATCTAGCTTACGCCTTAACTACGCCGTTGATCACAAAAGCAGACGGAACCAAATTTGGTAAGTCGGCTGGAGGCAACGTATGGCTCGACCCTGCTATGACGTCTCCGTATCAGTTCTACCAATTCTGGCTCAATGCAACGGATGACGATTGCCCAAGGTTAATTCGGGTATTTACACTGCTACCTAAGGAGCAAATTGAAGAGCTGGAGCGACAGCATGCCGAAGCGCCCCATTTGCGCATTTTACAAAAAGCCATTGCAAAGGATGTAACCATTCGGGTTCATTCGCAAGCTGGCTATGATCTGGCCGTAAAAGCATCGGAGGTTTTATTTGGTAAAGCAACACTGGATACATTACGCTCCATTGAGTCTGACGAGTTTGACGTTATTTTTGAAGGCGTACCGCAAACCGAAATAACGAGCGATGAACTAGCCAGTTGTAAGGATATCACCGATTTACTGTCAGTCGGCAGTAGGGGCGAAGTGTATGCATCAAAGGGAGAAGCTCGCCGAGCAATTTCACAAAATGCGGTCAGTTTAAACAAAATAAAAGTAGCCGATCCGGCGGCTCCGGTAGCGTTAGAGTGGCTGCAAGAGCGCTATATCCTGGTATCGAAGGGCAAGAAAAATCATCTTTTGAAAAAAGTTTAA
- a CDS encoding S-adenosylmethionine:tRNA ribosyltransferase-isomerase: MTESNGLLLRQFQYDLPDERIARFPLAQRDASKLLVYRRGEIVHERFSGLPALLPKKSFLVFNNTKVIPARLYFTKPTGSIIELFLLSPFPNDLPISQSMEATGSAIWQGMIGNRKRWKRDETLLLQFAGDAEHSDIDISVSWYDYDQSLVKLSWQPADLTFAQIIHYAGEIPLPPYLKRDPTEADRETYQTVYSKQEGAVAAPTAGLHFTPAVFNNLSKQGIGYDYLTLHVGAGTFQPIKTEDVRQHHMHTEQVVYTQQNLQNLLQHTEKIIPVGTTSMRALESLYWMGAKLINGENEPFRLDQKYAYQLPTTDQPTVKASLTAVLQHMIETQQEALVAHTGIYITPGYELKLCKGIITNFHQPGSTLILLIAALIGDEWKRVYNEALQNDYRFLSYGDSSLLLP, encoded by the coding sequence ATGACTGAGTCTAATGGATTGTTGCTGAGGCAGTTCCAGTACGATCTGCCTGATGAACGTATTGCCCGTTTTCCACTGGCCCAACGCGATGCATCAAAACTGCTTGTTTATCGAAGGGGAGAGATAGTCCATGAGCGGTTTTCTGGTTTACCAGCCTTATTGCCAAAGAAGAGTTTTCTGGTCTTCAACAATACCAAAGTAATTCCGGCCCGGTTGTATTTCACAAAGCCAACGGGCTCAATAATCGAACTGTTTTTGTTAAGTCCATTTCCTAATGATTTGCCCATCAGTCAGTCAATGGAAGCGACGGGGTCGGCAATCTGGCAGGGAATGATTGGTAATCGGAAACGTTGGAAGCGGGACGAAACGCTGCTATTACAGTTCGCTGGAGATGCAGAACACAGTGACATTGATATTTCAGTTTCCTGGTACGACTACGACCAGTCATTGGTTAAGCTTAGTTGGCAACCCGCTGATTTAACATTCGCCCAAATTATTCACTATGCAGGCGAAATTCCGTTGCCTCCCTACCTGAAACGAGACCCTACTGAGGCTGATCGCGAGACTTATCAGACAGTTTACTCAAAACAGGAAGGAGCGGTAGCGGCCCCAACAGCCGGGCTTCATTTCACCCCTGCCGTGTTCAATAATCTGAGTAAGCAGGGCATCGGTTATGATTACCTGACGCTGCACGTAGGCGCTGGTACTTTTCAGCCGATCAAAACAGAGGACGTCCGGCAACATCATATGCATACCGAACAGGTAGTCTACACACAGCAAAATCTCCAAAACCTACTACAGCATACAGAAAAAATTATTCCAGTAGGGACCACGTCAATGCGTGCGCTGGAAAGTTTATACTGGATGGGGGCCAAGTTAATCAATGGAGAGAATGAGCCGTTCCGACTGGACCAAAAGTATGCCTATCAATTACCAACCACTGATCAGCCTACTGTAAAAGCATCGTTGACGGCTGTATTGCAGCATATGATCGAGACTCAACAGGAAGCACTCGTGGCCCATACTGGGATTTACATCACACCCGGTTATGAACTAAAACTGTGCAAAGGCATTATCACAAACTTTCATCAGCCCGGCTCAACCTTAATTCTGCTTATAGCCGCTCTGATCGGTGATGAATGGAAGCGAGTTTACAACGAAGCCCTGCAAAACGACTATCGTTTCCTGAGTTACGGCGATTCATCGCTGCTTTTACCATAA
- a CDS encoding cob(I)yrinic acid a,c-diamide adenosyltransferase, whose product MKIYTKTGDKGQTGLIGGRRVSKADLRIDAYGTIDELNAWIGLVRDQLVNESRSTLLKEIQDRLFTVGAELATDPEKASKRAIPSITADDIEMLEQAMDNMDAELPELRAFILPGGHQAVSFCHLARTVCRRAERLIITLHEQSPVDERVRQYINRLSDYLFVLSRKMAQELSSDEVVWKPRI is encoded by the coding sequence ATGAAGATTTACACGAAAACGGGAGACAAAGGTCAGACCGGGCTAATTGGAGGCCGCCGGGTCAGCAAGGCTGATTTACGGATTGATGCCTATGGTACCATTGATGAATTAAACGCCTGGATTGGTCTGGTACGAGACCAGCTTGTCAATGAAAGCCGTTCAACGCTACTAAAGGAAATTCAGGACCGGCTGTTTACGGTAGGCGCTGAACTCGCTACTGATCCAGAGAAAGCTTCCAAACGAGCTATACCCAGTATTACTGCCGACGATATAGAAATGCTCGAACAGGCGATGGATAACATGGACGCCGAACTGCCCGAACTACGGGCGTTTATCCTGCCGGGGGGGCATCAGGCCGTGTCGTTTTGCCATCTGGCCCGAACCGTTTGTCGACGGGCCGAACGTCTGATTATTACACTTCATGAACAATCACCGGTCGATGAACGTGTGCGCCAATATATCAACCGATTATCCGATTATTTATTTGTTCTTAGCCGGAAAATGGCACAGGAATTGAGTTCTGACGAGGTAGTCTGGAAGCCCAGAATCTAA
- a CDS encoding branched-chain amino acid aminotransferase: MTTDVLQIELRKAERSRLQEVDFNHLPFGKHFSDHMFVADFVDGEWKNQMIVPFDNFTLSPALSSLHYGQSIFEGLKAFKNETGEVLMFRPHANFERMNESARRMCMATLTEDVFMGGLEALLRVDAGWVPDTPDSSLYIRPFMFATDTYLGVAPSKTYRFCIFTGPVGAYYTNPPKLKVETEYIRSAPGGVGYAKCAGNYAGSMYPTMLAQQQGYDQLIWTDAREHKYIEESGTMNIMFVIDGKLVTPATSDSILKGVTRDTIIQIARSWDVPVEERRVSIEEIISGIETGRLTEAFGAGTAVVVSPYSLIGYNGKDYMLPEFAPEDSFAVRVKNYLTDLRTGKIADQFGWVYKV, from the coding sequence ATGACGACGGACGTATTGCAAATTGAATTGCGGAAAGCGGAACGCTCCCGCCTTCAGGAGGTAGATTTCAACCATCTGCCTTTCGGAAAACATTTCTCAGACCACATGTTCGTGGCCGATTTTGTCGATGGTGAATGGAAAAATCAGATGATTGTGCCATTCGACAACTTCACGCTAAGCCCTGCTCTGTCGTCACTACATTATGGTCAGTCGATCTTTGAAGGTCTGAAAGCATTTAAGAATGAGACTGGCGAGGTATTGATGTTCCGGCCCCATGCCAACTTTGAGCGGATGAACGAATCGGCTCGTCGGATGTGCATGGCCACGTTGACAGAAGATGTATTCATGGGTGGTCTGGAAGCCCTGCTGCGGGTAGATGCAGGCTGGGTACCTGATACCCCTGATAGTTCGCTGTATATTCGGCCGTTTATGTTTGCGACCGACACCTATCTGGGCGTGGCTCCGTCAAAAACCTATCGCTTCTGTATTTTCACGGGTCCGGTGGGCGCTTACTATACCAATCCACCTAAACTGAAAGTAGAAACGGAGTACATTCGGTCGGCTCCTGGTGGAGTTGGCTACGCCAAATGCGCTGGTAACTATGCCGGTTCGATGTACCCGACGATGCTGGCTCAACAGCAAGGTTACGATCAGTTGATCTGGACTGATGCCCGCGAACATAAATACATTGAGGAATCGGGCACCATGAACATCATGTTTGTAATTGATGGCAAGCTCGTTACACCAGCTACCTCTGATTCGATTCTTAAAGGCGTTACGCGCGATACCATCATCCAGATTGCCCGCAGTTGGGATGTACCCGTTGAAGAACGTCGGGTATCGATTGAGGAAATAATCAGTGGTATTGAAACCGGTCGATTGACGGAAGCTTTCGGTGCGGGCACAGCCGTGGTTGTGTCGCCCTATTCGCTCATCGGCTATAATGGTAAAGATTACATGCTGCCGGAATTTGCGCCCGAAGATTCGTTTGCCGTTCGGGTAAAAAATTACCTGACCGACTTACGGACGGGTAAGATTGCCGATCAGTTTGGCTGGGTATATAAAGTGTAA
- a CDS encoding erythromycin esterase family protein yields the protein MSSLGYRVLFVLGFSLFLAGCKQPDIDPFEGLTTDQIAIVQALNKSIAPIQDADPNRDFTDLTPLDTILAKAQVVGMGEGTHGTREFFQMKDRLFRYMVQKHGIKAIGFEANFGRSVIVNRFIHGQTTNLASASVAAKSMYFWTWSTEEVRDLLQWMKDYNVGKPDDQQLSFYGFDCQYADDERPLINEFLAKVEPTSLPGSDSLANLYNRFVENETKWAAAGGRENYEIARQAVRVLIQQADVMNGDVCNTYIKRDMYMAENVQWMLTRMHVSKASLWAHNYHISNIPYANCSQPSMGGYLKQLLKDKYLTICTFLTNGSFTVRDASKNNSPLSQLSVHTGDVSTSFNNLLGKAQYSNFMLNLNQPALAPALTNWLGSKHPLFETGAAFDETRPEQYYSVSTLTGRFDILLHFRDTSPSKLLP from the coding sequence ATGTCCTCATTAGGATATCGAGTTTTATTCGTTCTCGGGTTTAGCCTGTTTTTAGCAGGCTGTAAACAACCCGATATAGACCCGTTTGAGGGGTTAACCACCGATCAAATCGCTATTGTCCAAGCCTTAAACAAAAGCATCGCACCGATCCAGGATGCCGACCCCAACCGTGATTTTACTGACCTGACCCCTCTTGATACCATTCTGGCTAAAGCTCAGGTTGTGGGTATGGGCGAGGGCACACACGGTACCCGTGAGTTTTTCCAGATGAAAGACCGCTTGTTTCGATATATGGTTCAAAAACACGGGATTAAGGCCATTGGCTTTGAAGCTAACTTTGGTCGTTCGGTGATTGTAAATCGGTTTATTCACGGCCAGACGACAAACCTGGCCTCAGCTTCGGTAGCCGCTAAAAGTATGTATTTCTGGACCTGGTCGACGGAGGAAGTACGCGATTTACTACAATGGATGAAAGACTACAATGTTGGAAAACCGGATGATCAACAACTGTCTTTTTACGGTTTCGACTGTCAGTATGCGGATGATGAGCGGCCATTAATCAATGAGTTTCTGGCTAAAGTAGAGCCTACTTCCCTACCGGGAAGCGATTCATTGGCTAATTTATACAATAGGTTTGTAGAGAATGAAACGAAATGGGCAGCAGCAGGTGGCCGGGAGAACTACGAAATTGCCAGACAGGCCGTTCGTGTGCTGATCCAACAGGCGGATGTAATGAATGGAGATGTCTGCAATACCTATATAAAACGGGATATGTACATGGCGGAGAATGTGCAATGGATGCTTACCCGAATGCATGTGAGTAAGGCAAGCCTATGGGCACATAATTATCACATTTCTAATATACCCTATGCTAACTGTAGCCAACCATCGATGGGCGGCTATTTAAAACAACTATTGAAAGACAAGTATCTGACGATCTGCACCTTCCTTACGAATGGTTCGTTTACGGTTCGGGATGCCTCCAAGAATAATTCGCCTTTGTCCCAATTATCCGTTCATACGGGCGATGTTAGCACGTCCTTTAATAACTTATTGGGCAAAGCTCAGTATTCCAATTTTATGCTCAATTTAAATCAGCCGGCATTAGCGCCTGCTTTAACCAACTGGTTAGGATCCAAACATCCTCTGTTCGAAACCGGTGCGGCTTTCGACGAAACGCGGCCAGAGCAGTATTATTCCGTATCGACTTTGACAGGCCGATTCGATATACTCCTTCATTTTCGGGACACCTCCCCATCGAAGTTACTTCCCTGA
- a CDS encoding type 1 glutamine amidotransferase family protein — protein MRAIWVLFFMVFSLQSFAQPPRTLKRYFGMHFDFHATENDTTIGKNLSEKSLDSLLTAIKPDFIQVDCKGHPGISSYPSKVPTATHARNITGDPLAFYRSVTRKHGVDLYLHYSGVFDVAAIEKHPNWAVVKADGSIDKSKTSVHGPYADSLLVPQLNELASCGANGVWVDGECWATILDYSPTALQRFREETGITTIPRSSKDSGYEAFREFARRSFVRYLGRYVDTIHQKYPTFRIASNWAYSSMMPEPITTNVDYLSGDLTPGNSVNSAALEGRILAAQSQLYKKPWDIMSWSFWYSFNPNRQGDQKTAIHLMQDAAQILSLGGGFQAYYQQSNTAAIPLRYLSVMTELSRFVRARQPFCEGTTPIPQVAVVYANTTVRAFNQSLFGNGQTQRINGVLTALLDAQLPVEVLSEQHLQGRMNQYPLIIVSQQDSLSPDFRHDLLAYAQQGGHLFIMGARTSQQFATELGVTAGPIQSTSSPKTLLLNGKTLMLSGPFLPIRLASKAAQPIGKFLASEANELVNGVVASEIPWGKGKLTGIYADISADYRIHQSSGLRDFIAALAKPLLPNPLVEVRGSHLVHVVLGQQHNRLTVNLINTGGRHADPQVFTYDEVPPLTNLEVRIRTNHQPKRVMQQPENKQLTFQYANGIATVTVPQLTIHSVLVMD, from the coding sequence ATGAGAGCCATCTGGGTACTATTCTTCATGGTTTTTAGCCTTCAGTCGTTCGCGCAGCCCCCGCGAACGCTTAAACGCTATTTTGGCATGCATTTCGATTTCCACGCAACGGAAAACGATACCACTATTGGAAAGAACCTCTCCGAAAAATCGCTCGACTCGCTTTTGACAGCCATCAAACCCGATTTCATCCAGGTCGATTGCAAAGGTCACCCAGGCATTAGCAGTTATCCGTCGAAAGTACCAACGGCTACTCATGCCCGTAACATCACGGGTGATCCATTGGCTTTTTACCGGAGCGTTACCCGCAAACATGGCGTTGATTTATACCTCCATTACTCTGGTGTGTTTGATGTAGCAGCTATCGAAAAACACCCAAACTGGGCCGTTGTAAAAGCCGACGGCTCTATCGACAAATCGAAAACCTCGGTACACGGTCCTTACGCCGATTCGCTTTTGGTCCCGCAACTTAACGAGTTAGCCAGTTGTGGAGCCAATGGTGTTTGGGTAGATGGTGAATGCTGGGCTACTATACTCGATTACTCACCAACTGCCCTTCAGCGTTTCCGCGAAGAAACCGGAATCACCACCATTCCACGTTCCAGCAAAGATTCTGGTTATGAAGCCTTTCGGGAGTTTGCCCGTCGGTCGTTTGTCCGTTATCTCGGTCGATATGTTGATACTATTCACCAGAAATACCCTACATTCCGAATAGCATCGAACTGGGCTTATTCCTCTATGATGCCAGAGCCGATTACCACAAATGTCGATTACCTGTCGGGTGATCTGACTCCGGGTAATAGCGTTAATTCTGCTGCCCTGGAAGGGCGAATTCTGGCTGCCCAGAGTCAACTCTATAAAAAGCCCTGGGATATTATGTCGTGGAGTTTCTGGTATAGCTTTAACCCCAATCGTCAGGGCGACCAGAAAACAGCCATCCATTTGATGCAGGATGCGGCACAGATTCTTTCGCTGGGAGGTGGTTTTCAGGCGTACTATCAGCAAAGCAACACAGCCGCTATTCCCCTTCGTTACCTATCCGTCATGACCGAACTGAGCCGATTTGTTCGAGCCCGGCAACCTTTTTGCGAAGGCACTACCCCAATTCCACAAGTGGCGGTGGTCTATGCAAACACTACCGTTCGGGCTTTCAATCAATCGCTTTTCGGCAACGGCCAAACGCAGCGTATCAATGGGGTCCTAACCGCCCTGCTCGATGCGCAGTTGCCGGTTGAGGTGCTGTCGGAACAGCATTTGCAGGGTCGTATGAATCAATATCCCCTCATAATCGTCTCGCAACAGGATTCTCTCAGCCCCGACTTCCGACATGACTTACTTGCCTATGCTCAACAGGGAGGCCATTTGTTCATTATGGGTGCCCGTACCTCCCAGCAGTTCGCGACCGAACTAGGTGTAACTGCTGGTCCTATTCAATCAACCAGCTCGCCCAAAACCCTCTTGTTAAATGGTAAGACGCTGATGCTCAGCGGCCCTTTCCTACCCATTCGACTCGCCAGCAAAGCCGCTCAACCCATTGGAAAATTTCTGGCATCAGAGGCTAACGAACTGGTCAATGGTGTTGTAGCTTCCGAAATACCCTGGGGGAAAGGGAAGCTTACGGGGATCTATGCTGACATTAGCGCCGATTATCGCATCCATCAGTCATCGGGTCTGCGCGATTTTATAGCTGCTCTAGCCAAGCCGTTACTACCCAATCCACTGGTTGAGGTTCGTGGCTCGCATTTAGTCCATGTCGTTCTGGGGCAACAACACAACCGACTCACTGTAAACCTGATCAATACCGGAGGTCGCCATGCCGATCCGCAGGTTTTTACGTATGATGAGGTACCGCCCCTCACAAATCTAGAAGTTCGTATACGTACTAATCATCAACCGAAACGGGTAATGCAACAACCTGAAAATAAACAATTAACATTTCAATATGCCAATGGTATCGCCACTGTGACCGTTCCTCAATTAACTATTCACTCGGTATTAGTGATGGATTAA